In Yarrowia lipolytica chromosome 1F, complete sequence, a genomic segment contains:
- a CDS encoding uncharacterized protein (Compare to YALI0F23595g, weakly similar to uniprot|P36775 Saccharomyces cerevisiae YBL022c PIM1 ATP-dependent protease mitochondrial), giving the protein MDATLPLLTLPADTVVLPGVSMKVGLSKETAVAMLKLFEKPKDKDVAYSKATQDLMSSVNKLQAFFKLKRTSADGYRNASLITIACVPRITQKQIKETGENNEAGAHDSESVTPVLGTNSTEVNTSVYSFGTVCRIVRFERSGTEDFQIVVEGLSRLELGQLVDKSGLVPTARIKVRVDEDGESASSDESSDKEPTWSKTELSQLEVLHASAKEIIDLAAKSNATQFSKLMASQTTVAASVMKQLTKLGPNPGSARDTRKTAGMLVDLLMAILPTDFEDKIAVLAAFSIPERIAKGSEILKTKLDMMKITEKIDSTVDSKMNKQQREYLLRQKMRAIQEELGETDDRGEDDDLKELTQKLQSLKLSPEADKVVSRELKRIKRMPPTQAEYQVCRTYLETIAELPWDKCTEDTVVTVDQARTILDNDHYGLSHIKKRLLEYLAVLRLKSLRSESEVAQEETAAVASSEGPNGQLDDSAKPIDYSNRAPILLLVGPPGVGKTSLAKSVARALGRKFQRLSLGGVRDESEIRGHRRTYVGAMPGLFIQGLRQVGVNNPVVLLDEIDKIGGANFHGDPAAAMLEVLDPEQNATFRDHYINFPVDLSKCIFIATANNLDTIPAPLLDRMETVHLEGYTYMEKLHIAKKYLVPKQTKANGLEVDQVVIPDDVLLHICTKYTREAGVRNLERKIGAVCRAKAVDYAKSLSADDGELITVVDEAKKGAHSSYDPVVTIENLTDILGMEVYTDEDAQDAKEEPNSSHIGVVNGLAYMGTGNGGLLKFEATQMPGKGQLKLTGKLGDVIQESAQIALSWVKSNAAALHIDTDFDKVDIHLHAPAGAIPKDGPSAGVAMTLAFVSLFMGKPIPPSIAMTGEMTLRGRVLPVGGIREKLLGAHLAGVNRIMLPLANKRDVDEEQRKGGDGGVLDKMEISYVKYMWDVLELVWDLRFDPMIESRL; this is encoded by the coding sequence ATGGACGCAACTCTACCTCTGCTGACTCTGCCGGCCGACACAGTTGTGCTGCCCGGTGTGAGCATGAAGGTGGGCTTGAGTAAGGAGACCGCTGTGGCCATGctcaagctgtttgagaagcCCAAAGATAAGGACGTGGCGTACTCCAAGGCCACGCAAGACCTAATGAGCAGTgtcaacaagctgcaggCCTTCTTCAAACTCAAGCGAACTTCTGCTGACGGGTACAGAAACGCAAGTCTGATCACCATTGCTTGCGTACCCCGCATTACCCAGaagcagatcaaggagaccgGCGAGAACAACGAGGCCGGTGCCCACGACAGTGAGAGCGTGACTCCCGTGCTGGgcaccaactccaccgaGGTCAATACCTCTGTCTACTCCTTTGGAACCGTGTGTCGAATCGTGCGGTTTGAGCGATCTGGTACTGAGGACTTCCAGATTGTCGTGGAGGGTCTGTCCCGTTTGGAGCTGGGCCAGCTGGTCGACAAGTCCGGTCTAGTGCCCACAGCTCGAATCAAGGTCCGAGTTGACGAGGACGGTGAGtctgcctcttctgacGAGTCCAGTGACAAGGAGCCCACATGGAGCAAGACCGAGTTGTCGCAGCTGGAGGTGTTGCACGCCTCCGCTAAGGAAATTATCGATCTGGCCGCCAAGAGTAATGCCACGCAGTTCTCCAAGCTTATGGCTTCGCAGACCACAGTGGCCGCTTCTGTTATGAAGCAGCTGACCAAGCTGGGTCCTAACCCCGGATCGGCACGAGATACCCGAAAGACCGCTGGTATGCTGGTTGATCTGCTCATGGCCATTCTCCCCACCGACTTTGAGGACAAGATCGCGGTTCTGGCTGCCTTCTCGATTCCCGAGCGAATTGCCAAGGGCTccgagattctcaagaccaagctcGACATGATGAAGATCACCGAGAAGATCGACTCGACCGTGGACTCCAAAATGAACAAGCAACAGCGAGAGTACCTACTTCGACAGAAGATGCGAGCCATCCAGGAGGAACTTGGAGAGACCGACGACCGAGGAGAGGACGATGATCTTAAGGAGCTCacccagaagctgcagaGCCTCAAGCTGAGCCCAGAAGCCGACAAGGTGGTATCCCGAGAGCTCAAGCGAATCAAGCGAATGCCTCCCACTCAGGCTGAGTACCAAGTCTGCAGAACTTACCTTGAGACGATTGCCGAGCTGCCATGGGACAAATGTACCGAAGACACTGTTGTGACAGTCGACCAGGCTCGAACCATTCTGGACAACGATCATTACGGTCTTTCTCATATCAAGAAGCGTCTTTTGGAGTACCTTGCTGTTCTGCGACTCAAGTCTCTGCGATCTGAGTCTGAGGTTGCTCAAGAggagactgctgctgttgcttcttctgaggGCCCCAACGGCCAGCTTGACGACTCGGCCAAGCCCATCGACTACTCCAACCGAGCCcccattctgctgctggttggcCCTCCCGGTGTTGGTAAGACCTCTTTAGCCAAGTCTGTGGCTCGAGCTCTGGGCCGAAAGTTCCAGCGGCTGTCTCTCGGAGGTGTTCGAGACGAGTCCGAGATCAGAGGTCACCGACGAACCTACGTTGGTGCCATGCCTGGTCTGTTCATTCAGGGTCTTCGACAGGTCGGGGTGAACAACCCTgtcgttctccttgatgagattGATAAGATTGGAGGCGCAAACTTCCACGGGGACCCTGCCGCTGCCATGCTGGAAGTGCTGGACCCCGAGCAGAATGCTACTTTCCGAGACCATTACATCAACTTCCCCGTTGATCTGTCCAAGTGCATTTTCATTGCCACCGCCAACAACCTCGACACCATTCCCGCTCCTCTTCTGGACCGAATGGAGACCGTTCACCTGGAGGGTTACACCTACATGGAGAAGCTTCATATTGCCAAGAAGTACCTTGTCCCCAAGCAGACTAAAGCCAACggtcttgaggttgacCAGGTTGTCATTCCCGACGACGTTCTGCTTCACATTTGCACTAAGTACACCCGTGAGGCCGGCGTTCGAAACCTCGAGCGAAAGATTGGCGCTGTGTGTCGAGCCAAGGCTGTAGACTACGCCAAGTCTCTCTCCGCCGACGACGGTGAGCTGATTACTGTTGTagacgaggccaagaagggtgCTCACTCGTCCTACGATCCCGTGGTGACCATTGAGAATCTCACCGACATCCTTGGAATGGAGGTTTACACTGATGAGGACGCTcaggacgccaaggaggagcccaacTCGTCGCACATCGGTGTTGTCAACGGTCTGGCCTACATGGGCACTGGTAATGGAGGTCTTCTCAAGTTTGAGGCCACCCAGATGCCCGGTAAGGGTCAGCTCAAGCTCACCGGAAAGCTTGGAGATGTCATTCAGGAGTCTGCGCAGATTGCCCTTTCGTGGGTCAAGAGcaatgctgctgctctgcATATCGACACCGACTTTGACAAGGTGGATATTCATTTGCATGCCCCCGCCGGTGCTATCCCCAAGGATGGACCTTCTGCTGGAGTTGCCATGACTCTTGCAtttgtgtctctgtttATGGGTAAGCCGATCCCTCCTTCTATTGCCATGACTGGAGAGATGACTCTTCGAGGCCGTGTTCTACCTGTTGGAGGTATTCGAGAGAAACTTCTTGGCGCTCATCTTGCTGGCGTCAACCGAATCATGCTGCCTCTTGCTAACAAACGAGACGTGGATGAGGAGCAGCGAAAGGGCGGAGACGGCGGTGTTCTtgacaagatggagattTCTTATGTCAAGTACATGTGGGACGTTTTGGAGCTGGTCTGGGACCTTCGATTTGATCCTATGATTGAGTCTCGATTGTAG